From Acomys russatus chromosome 2, mAcoRus1.1, whole genome shotgun sequence, one genomic window encodes:
- the Cer1 gene encoding cerberus, with the protein MHLLFLQLLWLLPMGKAGRCVDGCQSQSSLSFVLLERGHRDLHTANHEEAEAKPDLFVAMPHLIGTGLAGEGQRQREKMLSKLGKLWKKPETELHPTREVESSHVPWGIQTLTRPADGREVERSPLQEEAKKFWHRFMVRKGPASQGVILPIKSHEVHWETCRTVPFNQTIAHEDCENTIVQNNLCFGKCGPTHFPREGEEAHLYNVCTHCSPTKFTTIHLRLNCPSPTAVVKMVMQVEECQCTAKTEHEGHLLQADSQDSFIPGFSASKGIP; encoded by the exons ATgcatctcctcttccttcagttgctttgGCTCTTGCCTATGGGGAAGGCAGGCCGATGTGTGGATGGGTGCCAGAGTCAGAGCTCTCTTTCCTTTGTGCTCCTGGAAAGGGGTCACAGAGATCTCCACACAGCCAACCACGAGGAGGCAGAAGCCAAGCCAGATCTGTTTGTGGCAATGCCACACCTCATAGGCACCGGCCTGGCTGGGGaaggccagaggcagagagagaagatgctATCCAAGCTTGGTAAACTCTGGAAGAAACCTGAGACAGAACTTCACCCCACAAGGGAGGTGGAAAGCAGTCACGTTCCATGGGGGATCCAGACCCTCACTCGGCCAGCAGATGGGAGGGAAGTGGAGAGATCACCTCTTCAGGAGGAAGCCAAGAAATTCTGGCATCGCTTCATGGTCAGAAAGGGCCCGGCCTCCCAGGGGGTCATCTTGCCCATCAAAAGCCATGAGGTACACTGGGAGACCTGCAGGACAGTGCCCTTTAACCAG ACCATTGCCCATGAGGACTGTGAAAACACCATTGTCCAGAACAACCTTTGCTTTGGGAAATGTGGTCCCACTCATTTtcccagagaaggagaagaagcacatCTCTACAACGTCTGCACCCACTGCTCGCCCACCAAATTCACCACCATCCACTTGAGGCTGAACTGCCCTAGCCCAACCGCCGTGGTCAAGATGGTCATGCAAGTAGAAGAATGCCAGTGCACAGCGAAGACAGAACACGAGGGGCACCTCCTACAGGCTGATTCCCAGGATTCTTTCATCCCTGGATTTTCAGCTTCAAAAGGAATTCCATGA